TCCTCAGCCTACACTAAAGATTGCCTCAAAAATTAACTTATAATGGTCACACTTAGGAAAGAATATAAGAATATAATGGTTAACTTATAATGGTCACAATTAggaaagaataagtaaaataaCATAAGACACTGATATTTCTAAGCAAACTCATACATCTGGCCTTGTGTAAGGCACAGGCTTTCCACTGTTACCCTCCATCTACCTTCCCATCTGTAGCCTATCCAAGAAAATGAAGGCTGTTTTCACAAAGTTCCCACAGTGGAGACAGGCTATGCACTTTAGAGTTAAAGAAACATCAGTGAGAAAAACTCCAACCCATAATTTCTTGGACAGAGGGATGGTGACTGTCAATACCTTCCAGTCATTTTAATAAGTATATGAGTAGAAGGGGGATTCTGCAGCAtaagctggatttttttttgtaagtGTTATTACTTTCACAAAAACAGATCCCTCTACTGTCTCAGGCACCAGGAATAAACCCTTTACCACTACTACCCTCAGTCACCAACTTTCACAACATGAATTTCATACAGTGAAGTTCTGTATTATTGTCACCAAATGCAGAACTGACTGTTAAGAAACAGCATGTGTAAATGTGTCAATGATGATTTCTAATTCAGTCCCTTTGAgattattgtttttcttctcacTAGATCTGTGTTAGCATCTGGCTAGATTTTCTATCCTCCACCCATATTTCTACCTCTTGAAACAcatagctacacacacacacacacctgctttTTTCCCAATGGATGTCATAGCTGGTAGCTGAAAAGAAACTAGTTTTGCGCTGAGATCCTGGTCTCGATTCCCTGTCCTGGGAGATTAAAAGATCTGGATTATTTCCTAGATTTTCTATGAGCTTTCTACATTCCTGGGTGTTACATCATGTATTACCTGCAAAACGGGATTTAAGGAGGTAGGTGTCCTGTATATCTGATTTAGGATTGCTCTGGGataggaaattaaaatttttttaaatgtcaagtaatgaaaaaaaaaaatgtgttgagaGAATGAACCAAGTAACTCCAAACATGCTCTGAGTGTTCTTTAAAGGGACTATTATTGTAAAGTTACAGAACAGTCCTGGAACTATGCTTTCAGGTCTTGGGTGGGTGCAGAGAGGAGGAAGCTTGAAAGGATGCCAAGTTACAGTTCTTGGCCCTGTGGGAGGCCAGGTCCACTTTTAAGAAACTAAAATCAGGGTCAAGGGCTATTGTGGCCCGGACAGAGACAAAGAGATAGGACACAGCATGCTTCCTTATCTGATGGAGCAGAGAGATAGGTGGGAGCACGCTTGAAGTTCAGGTAAGGAGTTCTGAGTCTCAGGCCATCGGCTCCACCCCATTTCTTTTCTACCACTGGCAACTCCCACTTCCATTCCAGCACTTGGACTCCCTCCTTGTCCTTGCTGGGCCCTTCCCTAAGCCCGCCCATGGTCTCCCATCCAGCTTGAGACTGTGTCTCAAGTATACCCAGACCTGGGCTCCCAGCAGTGTAAAagcagaagaggagaaagaaggtgCTGCTCGGGCTAGTGCTATCTTGTCCTCCTCCAACCTGCAGCCCAGAACACTGATTCCAGCAGTGCCTTACCGCGCTGTCCGAAGATTCACCACGGTGAAAATTGCTTTCAATACACCCACAGCAGTGCAAAAAGAGGAGGCGCAGCAAGACGTGGAGGCCCTTATAAGCTGCATGGTCCAAGCTCAGATCCTGACCAGCAAGGTAGCAATCCCTACTCTTCCCCTGACTGCCTGCTACGGTCCAgaaggcagggtgggggtggtttgtggagaagcaagggaaaaggtggaaaaggaaaaaacaaaaacaaaaacaaaaacaaaacctactCTGCAGTTTCTGTGTTCCCTGGCAATGCTCCCTGTGCTCTCTGTTGGCTTTGCCCAGTCTCCCCCATTCTATCTGCACCATCTTCCGCTTGTGCTGCTTGCAAGCCCCTTAGCATCTCAGCGCTTTGCGCGGGGTTCCCAGGTTACATTATACATTGGCGAGGAATATTGGAGGGAGTTTGAAGAGAAGTCCTGGAACCAGATGTCACCTTCTCCTGGGGGACATGTGGGTGGCTAGGGATCAACGAGGAGGGCAAGTCACCCAGTCAGTTCCAAGGACACACATTTTCcacagggggtggggtggataTGCAGAATGAGCAAGGACACGGgacttctttcttcccttttgacATGTATGAAGTTCTAGGAATCTAAATCTTTCTAGGATCGCTGAGTGCTTGTGGAAGTGGGAAGAGGTCAGCTTTGATTGGCTGCTGTACAGattggagcaagtgtcttttttccCCTACCCCCTCCAACTGGTGTATATTTTCAGTTTCTCCTTGGCCATACGTGACCTTAAGCTGTGCCGCCTCCTTCTCTTTTGGTAAAGGAACTGCCATAACTGAAGTTGGTCTTAATTCGAATTTGAGATGTCCGGTGTGCCCTCTTACTGCAAAATCCTTGTGTTTTCCTAGTGGCATTTCCTGAAGGAAACATTCTTCTTCTGTAGAAGAAATGTTGagagtttttgtatttttctctctctctcttttttcctttctagtaCAGTACTTTCTTTTTGAGCGATAGCCCTTCTGCTCACCCTCCCCCATTGAAAGATCTGAAACAGGTCTGACCTTGTAATATAATCTTCTAGTATTTCCAGTAACTGGGGAAGTTTCTCCCCTGAAAATGTTAGCCATTGTCTATTTATtgcattttctatttcctttaaacATTTAGCATGTTTTCAGCGTTTGTAAACTATTTGTCATTTCCCTCGGTAAAATTTCAATGTTAAAACGTacaatgatatatatatttttcttgttctATAAAATCTGTACAGTATTGGAGCTTACAGATCTGCCCCAATTTGCCTTGTTCTCTCTATAAAGTCTTTTGCATTCAGAGTGGAGATTTGAAAAGAcctttaaataaaatgagaatccaTGTAGTAAAACTGATTATGCACATAATTTGAAATGCTAATGAGCCTTTGCAGAATTTTTATCAGGGAAACTTTCAATAAttaacccagcaatcaaactagCTGTTGTTTATTGCACATTTCAGAACTCAAAAACACCCCCTTGTATTGAGGATTTTTTTTGTAAATGATAGGTCAAATATGTAACTGTCCTACTTACTTTGTAAGGGGAAAAATGGACAGATTTTTTGCGGAAGTCTAATTAGATGCCAGCAGTTAAGTATAGtcacaaaataatattattttcccCTCATCACCACAAACTCCATGATTTGTTGAATTCAGTTAATATGCAAGCAATACTTCTACTAGGCCTGTGATGTTATGTAGAATAAACAAATTTGAGCATGCAGGCTGtgattatatttctttattagGTGATGAAATTCCCACAGTATCCTGACTTGGCCACTGTAAAACACTGATTCACTGATTCAATAATATTTGACACATTATATTGTAATATATTGATAAGTTcataggaaatttttttttagaatatatgTATTGTGTTTGTTGAAGATCAGCAAGACAGAAAGTCAAGTCATTGCTATCAAAATTATTATCACATGTGGGTATTTTTTATGGAtgactgtttttatttatttttttattttttttaattttaaaatctttaattcttacatgtgatcccaaacatgaacccccccccacctccctccccataacatctctgtgggtcatccccatacaccagccccaagcatgctgtatcctgcgttagacatagactggcgattcgattcttacatgatagtatacatgttagaatgccattctcccaagtcatcccaccctctccctctccctctgagtccaaaagtccgttatactcatctgtgtcttttttgctgttgaaCATGACAAAATAGTATGTCAGAGGTTGTGtacaatgactttaaaaaaatgttcagagGGAAATGAACTGTGGTGAGAACCCCAACCACACTGAAGTcttgaaaatttaaatgaaaacaaaatcctGATTCCTAGTccattcttccatccatgggcaattagattgtttccatatcttaccTACTATGGTGGGAAATTTTATGAAATGGGCACTATAGTACTTAAACCttgtttaataataaaattcCTGAAATattgaagggagaaataaaatTGAAGTGCAGATTTCTCTTCTCAGAtctcagtgaaaagaaaaaaaaataaattcctttgcAAATTTCAAAGTAAGTCATTTTTCTGACTTATGAACATgtcacttcatttttctggacATCAGTTTAATcatctaaaatataatttctaagcCTGTAGCTCTAGATTACAGGTATTCACAATCATAATTGATAATATTTGTAGTATTTATCTaaggttattttttaataaaaataatctaaatttctaaaaattattaaGACACAGAAAGCCTTCCAGTCTTATAAAGTATTAATAGAGggcttaaaaatgaataaatttagctAAGAAACTATGAatactaaatttattttaatttaaaagagaaataatttttaaacagtttatGAAATGATTGCCTCTCCTTAGAatccatatatttgttttcaCCAAATTAATTAAAGTTTAATTAGTATTAAGTAGTTATGGAAAAAAGCTAATGGCCTGAAAGACtaaaacaattctatttatatACCAATTTGAACaattattaaagaataaatttgCTGACTTTATTCATTCTACCTTTCACTAATATTGCTGCTTAGGACATTGTGACTTTAAAGAATTGTATTGAAGGGCCCCTTCCACTGCCCTGAGAAGAGTACAAAGTTAATTGGTTGCTTGTTtactttggattcttttgttccAGTTACTAAACaaattatgcatgcatgctaggttgcttcagtcctgttaaGTCTTtggaaccccttggactgtagtcctccaagctcctctgtccatgggattctctaggcaagaatactagagtgggttgccaggccctcctctagggatctcttcccatcccagagatcaaacctcatCCATTGGCAggatggttctttaccactagctccatctgggaagcccaaccaaaTGGTagatttaacaaaattttatagTCACTTTTGCACACACAGCTTTGTTCCTAAGTATCAATGTACTTTAAATCTAGTGTTTTACCCAGAAggtaaaaaaatgttattttattaaaaGCAATACTCAGACATATAATATTGGATGACATTAGGAAGCCCAATTTCTCATTAAAATTAGTAGAAAGTTGCTGTATAAAacaaggagctcagcctggtgctctgtgacaacctagaagggtgggataggatgggagtgggaggaaggttcGAGAGGGAAaagacatatgtatatttatggctgattcacattgtcatatggcagaaaccaaacatTGTAAAGCTATGTAaacacactgtaaagcaattattctccgaTTTAAAAAAGTTATGAAATAAATTTTGTcttcaatattttaatttataaaatagggTGAAATGGTATATGCCTAATTTATAGAATTCCTTTCTTCCTATAGAAGTTAATTTTCAAAAAACAGCTTTCTGAAAATCACTTAATAAACCAAAGGTTGTTAATTCACTTTTAATTTGGCAAATAAGTTGatatataaaaaatactaaagaaaCTATTGTATTCCAGAAAGTTAGTGATTATATCACTGCACAAGTCCAGAAAGTAACGGGTTCCATTTATTTAAAGAGGATAACTTATTGCATAAATGCATGGTTATTTTCAGCTGATTTTAGAAGTATATACTTTGAAATAACTTTATATTTGAATTTGGaaatgccagaaaaataaaaaggtcatTATAAATTGGAGATTGTCACATCTATTAAACATCAAGAATTGTCTTGAAATGATTTTTAGGCTAGGGTGACTTAACATCTATCTAAAATATTTTGGGTTTCAAAGGcagtaaaatgtataaaaaagaaaCTATGTGTTTAAAAGCacaatttgttttctttgtttgtttgtttttaattttgcttttgaatAAATAGGAACTCTGAGTTGCCACCAAGGAAAAAGCAGGTTCCTCTGGGAGATGTATGCTTACTCTCTTAAGCCTTTCATTCATCTTGGCAGGACTTATTGTTGGTGGAGCCTGTATTTACAAGTACTTCATGCTGAAGGTAATATTAATGAAAGTTATTATCTTTTGGATTACTAATTGTTACATATTTAGTGGAAACAAATAATTCTGTGATGGCCACAAGAGAAACAATTTAGGGAAAATTTTCAAATTACCTTTCAGAGTAAAATTGATTTGTCTTCATGGTTATGACTGTAATCAACAATCCTCAGCTTGATAACTGGTACAACAAACTGATTTGAGCTTGAGAAATGGTTTAAATGTCAAGGTAGTGAGTGTTAGAAAGTTTTGATTGTCACCTTTTGTCTTTTAGAGTACCATCTACCCTGGAGAAATGTGCTTCTTTGATTCCGAGGCTCCTGCAAATTCCCTCCAAGGAAAGGAACCCTACTTTCTGCCTGTGATGAAAGAGGTTGACATTTGTGAGGAGGACAACATTGCAATCATTGATGTGCCTGTCCCCAGATTCTCTGATAGTAACACTGCAGCAATTATTCACGACTTCGAAAATGTGTGTTTCTCCTTCTTACAGatatttctgaatttcttttttccttaaatttattgGTATTAAATATGTTGATAAACGTAACTTTTTGCAGCAGagcctttttcattcttttgctaTTGAatatacattaattgattttgaaAGGTTGTAGATGCTTGTTCTAATGGTCGTTGAAAAATCTGCAGCATTGATACTCTGTAAATCATACCTAACATTTTCCCCTCCCCAACAGGGCATGACTGCTTACCTGGACTTGCTGCTAGGGAACTGCTATCTGATGCCTCTAAATACCTCCACTGTTATGCCTCCAAAGAATCTGGTGGAGCTCTTTGGCAGACTGGCAGTATGTATTTTGGATGTCAACTCTTCCAAATAATAttgcttccacattttaaaaaataattacttgaGCCATAACATTCCAATTCactgaaataattttcaaataaaagatatttcatgaGCTTAAATCTGTTCTAAAAGTAAAGTCTATATTAAAAGTGTGTCTGCTATAGGTGAAAATTTAAATAATGGTGTTAAGAATTTCTCAtttcaggctttaaaaaaaaattgagtggcAAATAGCTGCTTCACATTTATGTGGTTCATGAAGATCTGGTTGCTGTAGAAGAAATTCATGATGTTAGTAACCTTTGTATATTTGTTTACCAACTTTACAACAATCACAAGTCCTTCTGTCTTCATAGAAGAGACCTGTTGCAGGGCAGGCAATTTATCTCCTCCTTCACCCTATGTTATTAAGACAGTGAAAGAGAGTAGGGGTGGAATATAGGGAAAGTAGAGAGCAAATttaggtatatttttattttcagaaaagtgaaaaagccatTTTCTTGTGCATTTCCTCACAGGTTTCAACAAACGTGCCATTGATAAGTGCTGGAGACTGAGATCTGTTAAGAGTAAAAGTCAACAAGAAATGAGCATATTTAATAATAGGATCAGAGATTTACTATATGACTTCAACATTAAAGTGTGTGGGATACTAAAGATATTTATTCATGCATTTACTCTAtggcttatattttttaaagggagggggaaaaaaaaacctagtaACCACTTCAAGCTTTtgtcaatttttaatttaataggtATTACtagtggaacaacagactggtttcaaataggaaaaggagtacgtcaaggctgtatattgtcaccctgcttatttgacttctatgcagagtacatcatgagaaacgctggactggaagaaacacaagctggaatcaagattgccgggagaaatatcagtaacctcagatatgcagaagacaccacccttatggcagaaagtgaagaggaaataaaaagcctcatgatgaaagtgaaagaggagagtgaaaaagttggcttaaagctcaacattcagaaaacgaagatcatggcatctggtcccatcactttcgtGGGcagtagatagggaaacagtggaaacagtgtcagactttatttttctgggctccaaaatcacagcagatggtgactgcagccatgaaattaaaagacgcttactccttggaagaaaagttatgaccaacctagatagcatattcaaaagcagagacattactttgccgactaaggtccatctagtcaaggctatggtttttcctgtggtcatgtatggatgtgagagttggactgtgaagaagactgagcaccgaagaattggtgctcttgaactgtggtgttggagaagactcttgagtcccttggactgcaaggagatccaaccagtccattctgaaggagatccaccctgggatttctttggaaggaatgatgttaaagctggaacgccagtcctttggccacctcatgcgaagagttgactcattggaaaagactttgatgctgggagggattgggggcaggaggagaaggggacgacagaggatgagatggctggatggcatcactgtctcgatggacgtgagtctgagtgaactccgggagttggtgatggacagggaggcctggcgtgctgcgattcatggggtcgcaaagtgtcggacacaactgagcgactgaactaaatggAACTAGTTGTTTGAAATGGCAATGAAATAATTCTTACCTTTCTCTTTTGAATTTATGGGATTTAGATATCTGAAAGCAGCATCAATGTGTTAGCTACAACACTGACAATGATTCatcctttgtatgtgtgtgtgtttctaagtAAGCTCTTTAATCATATAGTAgagaatgttttaaatttaaaatatttaaattgtttaatcTTTTTGTGTAAAGCATGCCAAATTGCTCAACCTTCTTAAGTTTCATTTTGTGCTACTTTCCTGAATTTAGAAATTATATCTTTACATTTCTGTTTGGTGTTCTGTAATAGATCTGATTTATATGTGAAAAACTTTCCTAAAGAAGTTATTTTCAATATTgcagtgattctttttttctcaccGATAACAGTATTGTGAAATCCACAAAACTATTTAAGTACTGAACGCTATAAGGAATTTAGGTTGTATAAATTCTAGAAACCTATAATAAATTTTACCATATTCCACTAGTGCTCATTTGAGGGACACATAGTATGAACAATTAGCATTACCTATTAAGCTTTGGTATACTTGCAATAACTCTAAAATTATGAACCTAGCTTTGCCTTTACTcccgtgtatgctaagtcacttcactcatgtctgactctttgtgaccttatgaaccattgccttccaggcttctctgtccatgggattttccaggcaagaatactggagtgggttgccatgccctcctccaggggatcttcctgacccaggtattgaacctgcatctcttacgtctcttgcattggcaagc
This portion of the Capra hircus breed San Clemente chromosome X unlocalized genomic scaffold, ASM170441v1, whole genome shotgun sequence genome encodes:
- the ITM2A gene encoding LOW QUALITY PROTEIN: integral membrane protein 2A (The sequence of the model RefSeq protein was modified relative to this genomic sequence to represent the inferred CDS: substituted 2 bases at 2 genomic stop codons) is translated as MNQHLDSLLVLAGPFPKPAHGLPSSLRLCLKYTQTWAPSSVKAEEEKEGAARASAILSSSNLQPRTLIPAVPYRAVRRFTTVKIAFNTPTAVQKEEAQQDVEALISCMVQAQILTSKELXVATKEKAGSSGRCMLTLLSLSFILAGLIVGGACIYKYFMLKSTIYPGEMCFFDSEAPANSLQGKEPYFLPVMKEVDICEEDNIAIIDVPVPRFSDSNTAAIIHDFENGMTAYLDLLLGNCYLMPLNTSTVMPPKNLVELFGRLAVCFKKKLSGKXLLHIYVVHEDLVAVEEIHDVSNLCIFVYQLYNNHKSFCLHRRDLLQGFNKRAIDKCWRLRSVKSKSQQEMSIFNNRIRDLLYDFNIKFKTGHKAVETTRSINSAFNPRTAKKPTMQQWFKKFYRRHKSFENEESIGRSSEVDNNQLRGSLKLILLQLHGKLTMNSTSTILQLFII